In Dermatophilus congolensis, a genomic segment contains:
- a CDS encoding ribose-5-phosphate isomerase produces the protein MRVHFGSDHAAFELKGVLMEHVRSLGHEVVDHGPLEYDALDDYPVFVVPAAEAVREDAGSFGVVLGGSGNGEQIAANKVKGVRCALGHSVQTAQLAREHNNAQCLAIGARTSSVELAKEMVTVFLQTPFSGDERHERRLAMLESYESTGEKPQA, from the coding sequence ATGCGGGTTCATTTTGGTTCGGACCATGCTGCGTTCGAGCTCAAGGGCGTGCTGATGGAGCATGTGCGTTCGCTGGGTCATGAGGTGGTGGATCATGGGCCGCTGGAGTATGACGCTTTGGATGACTACCCGGTGTTTGTTGTGCCCGCTGCTGAGGCGGTGCGTGAGGATGCTGGCTCCTTCGGTGTTGTTTTGGGTGGTTCTGGCAACGGTGAACAGATCGCGGCGAACAAGGTCAAGGGGGTGCGGTGCGCGTTGGGTCACAGTGTCCAGACGGCGCAGTTGGCGCGTGAGCACAACAACGCGCAGTGTTTGGCTATTGGGGCGCGTACGTCGTCGGTGGAGTTGGCCAAAGAGATGGTGACGGTGTTTTTGCAGACGCCGTTCTCTGGTGATGAGCGGCATGAGCGTCGGTTGGCGATGCTGGAGTCGTATGAGTCCACTGGTGAGAAGCCGCAGGCGTGA